A single region of the Ictalurus punctatus breed USDA103 chromosome 26, Coco_2.0, whole genome shotgun sequence genome encodes:
- the LOC108258629 gene encoding interferon-induced GTP-binding protein Mx2-like — MSASLSEQYEKKVRPCIDLIDSLRALGVEKDLALPAITVIGDQSSGKSSVLEALSGVALPRGSAIVTRCPLELKMKKSRREHFWQGKIKYDDYEEEIGDPEDVEQMIRKAQNEIAGTGVGISDKLISLEVTSPNVPDLTLIDLPGITRVAVRDQPEDIGEQIKRLIQKFIAKQDTINLVVVPCNVDIATTEALKMALEVDPNGERTFGILTKPDLVDKGSEETVVSIINNEIVYLNKGYMIVRCRGQQEIKDRISLNEAIKRERVFFEDHPHFRTLYDNRKATIPNLAEKLTIELVFHIGRCLPRLEEQIQVKLSETQAELDRYGSGTPKEPEQRIYFLTDKITAFIQDVLNLTTGEEVKSMSYMNIFPDLRKQFDLWKKDLDSVGETFNKKIEKEMKAYEEKYRGRELPGFLNYNTFEVIVKGQIKQLEEPAIRRLKEISDLIRKEFSQLAHSNFPGFPNILKMAKTKIENIKQVKESETESMLRTQFKMEMMIYTQDKTHNDNLKMLKSKEEGKEKQKLARSPSQRLYNHSDSEGILEELTCHLKSYYSIVTKRLADQVPMVIRYMMLQESAAQLQREMIQLIQDRHNIEELLKEDHDIARKRNNLHSRQKRLTEALKYLAKF, encoded by the exons ATGAGCGCGAGCCTGAGTGAGCAGTATGAGAAGAAGGTGCGCCCGTGCATCGACCTGATCGACTCCCTGCGCGCGCTCGGTGTGGAGAAGGACCTCGCGCTTCCAGCCATCACCGTGATCGGAGACCAGAGCTCGGGGAAGAGCTCGGTGCTGGAGGCGCTGTCCGGAGTCGCTCTGCCCCGCGGGAGTG CTATAGTGACAAGATGTCCGCTCGAGCTCAAGATGAAGAAGAGCAGGAGGGAACACTTCTGGCAGGGAAAGATCAAGTACGATGATTATGAGGAAGAGATTGGAGATCCAGAAGATGTGGAGCAAATGATTAGAAAAG CTCAGAATGAAATAGCTGGGACCGGCGTGGGCATCAGTGACAAGCTCATCAGCCTGGAGGTGACATCACCTAACGTTCCTGACCTCACGCTCATCGATCTGCCTGGTATTACCCGTGTAGCAGTCAGAGACCAACCGGAGGACATTGGAGAACAA ATTAAGAGGCTGATCCAAAAGTTCATCGCAAAGCAAGACACCATCAACCTGGTGGTAGTGCCGTGTAACGTGGATATCGCTACTACTGAAGCGCTGAAGATGGCTCTGGAAGTTGATCCAAATGGCGAGAGAACCTTCG GCATCCTAACGAAGCCTGACCTGGTGGATAAAGGCTCGGAGGAGACAGTGGTGTCCATCATCAATAACGAGATCGTTTACCTCAATAAAGGCTACATGATCGTCAGGTGCCGAGGACAGCAGGAGATCAAGGACCGAATATCTCTGAATGAAGCCATCAAGAGGGAAAGGGTCTTCTTTGAAGATCACCCACATTTCAG AACACTGTATGACAATAGAAAAGCCACCATTCCCAACCTGGCTGAGAAACTCACAATTGAACTCGTCTTTCATATTGGG CGATGCCTGCCACGACTGGAGGAGCAAATCCAGGTGAAGTTATCTGAAACTCAGGCTGAACTAGATCGCTATGGCTCAGGGACTCCTAAAGAACCAGAACAAAGGATTTACTTCCTGACTGAC aaaATCACAGCGTTTATTCAGGACGTCCTCAACCTGACGACTGGAGAGGAGGTGAAGAGCATGTCATATATGAACATCTTCCCAGATCTGCGGAAGCAGTTTGATCTCTGGAAGAAAGATCTAGACAGTGTAGGAGAGACAT TTAACAAGAAGATTGAGAAGGAAATGAAGGCGTACGAGGAAAAATACAGAGGCAGAGAACTTCCAGGCTTCCTCAACTACAATACCTTTGAGGTGATAGTGAAGGGGCAGATCAAGCAACTGGAGGAACCTGCCATCAGGAGACTGAAGGAAATCTCAG ATCTCATTAGGAAGGAGTTCAGCCAACTGGCTCATTCCAACTTCCCAGGTTTCCCCAATATCCTCAAAATGGCAAAG ACCAAAATCGAGAACATAAAGCAGGTGAAGGAGTCAGAGACTGAATCAATGCTCAGGACCCAGTTTAAGATGGAGATGATGATCTACACCCAAGACAAAACGCATAACGATAACCTGAAGATGCTGAAGAGCaaggaagaaggaaaagagaaacaaaagcTTGCTCGCTCTCCTTCTCAAAGGTTGTACAATCACTCAGACAGTGAAGGCATTCTTGAGGAACTGACGTGCCACCTGAAGTCCTACTACAGT ATTGTGACTAAGCGCCTGGCGGACCAGGTTCCGATGGTGATCAGGTACATGATGCTTCAGGAGTCAGCGGCACAGCTGCAGAGGGAAATGATACAGCTCATACAGGACAGACATAACATCGAGGAGCTGCTGAAAGAAGACCATGACATCGCCAGAAAACGGAACAACCTGCATAGCCGCCAGAAACGGCTGACAGAGGCCCTCAAATACCTGGCTAAGTTTTAG